Proteins found in one Spirochaetota bacterium genomic segment:
- the recO gene encoding DNA repair protein RecO — protein sequence MEIQKTTGIVLSSVTLGEADKIARIYTKEYGKRNFIFKGIKKSKRRPITVAEPGTISKLVYYFHEDKDIYLVNEFQIFKQYFAIRNNFKKIVVLYFLLETAEKTSAYNDPNRSIFDLIVAGIDNLVKTEYLEHFSVFFILHILRLNGILPDLNICKMCHRHDYDEFAIDLTDFYPICRNCSNSMKNNKMLFHMRIKEYIDLVLLQKYVSINHSLFPVEDILNLLFYLILFIESYFHVEIKSKNFILQKHY from the coding sequence ATGGAAATTCAAAAAACTACCGGGATTGTATTGTCGTCCGTCACATTAGGCGAAGCTGATAAGATTGCCAGAATATATACTAAAGAGTATGGGAAGAGAAATTTTATTTTTAAAGGCATTAAAAAGAGCAAAAGGCGCCCCATAACTGTTGCAGAACCAGGCACAATCTCAAAGTTAGTATATTATTTCCATGAAGATAAGGATATCTATTTAGTTAATGAATTTCAAATCTTCAAACAATACTTTGCCATTCGAAACAATTTTAAAAAAATTGTGGTTCTCTATTTTCTGCTCGAAACAGCAGAAAAGACATCCGCTTACAATGATCCAAACAGGTCTATCTTTGATCTGATTGTGGCGGGAATAGATAACCTTGTAAAAACAGAATACCTTGAACACTTCTCTGTTTTTTTCATTCTTCATATTTTAAGGCTTAATGGCATTCTGCCTGATCTTAATATATGTAAAATGTGCCACAGACATGATTATGATGAATTCGCTATAGACCTCACTGATTTTTACCCCATTTGCAGGAACTGTTCTAATTCAATGAAAAACAATAAAATGCTTTTTCACATGAGAATAAAAGAATATATTGATCTGGTTTTATTACAGAAATACGTTTCCATAAATCATTCCCTATTCCCTGTAGAAGATATACTTAATCTGTTATTTTATTTAATTCTTTTTATTGAAAGCTATTTTCATGTTGAAATCAAATCAAAAAATTTTATCCTCCAAAAACATTACTAA
- the purB gene encoding adenylosuccinate lyase — MIERYSREEIATIWSLENKFRIWLDIEIAACEAWAELGIIPQEDLITIKEKAAFNVNRIIEIEAEVHHDVIAFLTSVAENVGPSSRYIHYGLTSSDIGDTALSIQLKQSGEIILKGIDALITELKNCAITYKNTPCIGRSHGVHAEPTTFGLKIALYFDEFRRNRERLLRSIENISIGKLSGAVGTFSNIPPPIESYVCQKFGLKPAPVSTQIIQRDRHAEFMAAIAIAAGSLDKLATEIRHLQKTEVREVEEPFQKGQKGSSAMPHKRNPILCERVSGLCRVIKSNMNVALDNITLWHERDISHSSAERVILPDSTIALDYLIHRMIFIIKNLHVYPDSMLENLNRTGGLFFSQSLLLKLVENGLTREESYKLVQRIAMRVWDRENNLQELAKREKSIMQKLSEDEFSEIFSIDKYLTNIDYIFKRVGLE; from the coding sequence ATGATTGAACGATATTCAAGAGAAGAGATTGCCACAATATGGTCGCTTGAAAACAAATTCAGGATATGGCTCGATATTGAAATAGCCGCATGCGAAGCATGGGCTGAGCTTGGGATTATTCCTCAGGAAGACCTCATCACTATTAAAGAAAAAGCAGCCTTTAATGTTAATAGAATAATTGAAATTGAAGCAGAGGTTCATCACGATGTGATCGCCTTCCTGACGTCAGTTGCAGAAAATGTAGGGCCATCCAGCAGATACATCCATTACGGCTTAACATCCAGCGATATTGGAGACACCGCCCTATCCATACAGCTGAAACAATCAGGGGAAATAATATTAAAGGGAATAGATGCCCTAATAACAGAACTAAAAAATTGTGCAATCACCTACAAAAACACACCCTGTATAGGAAGATCACACGGCGTTCATGCTGAGCCGACCACATTTGGTTTAAAGATAGCACTATACTTTGATGAATTTAGAAGAAACCGAGAAAGACTTTTAAGATCAATAGAGAATATCTCCATAGGCAAATTATCAGGAGCAGTTGGAACCTTCAGCAACATACCCCCTCCAATTGAATCTTATGTATGTCAAAAATTCGGTCTTAAACCAGCTCCAGTTTCTACACAAATAATACAGCGTGACAGACACGCTGAGTTTATGGCTGCAATTGCAATCGCTGCCGGCAGCCTGGACAAACTCGCTACAGAGATAAGGCACCTCCAAAAGACTGAGGTTAGAGAGGTTGAAGAGCCATTTCAGAAGGGCCAGAAGGGTTCTTCAGCAATGCCTCACAAAAGAAACCCGATTCTATGCGAGAGGGTATCAGGTTTATGTCGGGTAATAAAGTCAAATATGAATGTAGCATTAGATAACATAACACTATGGCATGAAAGAGATATATCACATTCATCTGCTGAGAGAGTAATCTTGCCTGATTCCACAATAGCCCTGGATTATCTAATTCATAGAATGATATTTATAATAAAGAATCTCCATGTCTATCCAGATTCAATGCTGGAGAATCTAAATAGAACTGGTGGACTCTTCTTTTCTCAATCCCTTCTACTTAAACTAGTTGAAAATGGATTAACCAGAGAAGAATCATATAAACTGGTGCAGCGCATTGCAATGAGAGTCTGGGACAGAGAAAATAATCTCCAAGAACTCGCTAAAAGGGAAAAATCTATTATGCAGAAGCTATCAGAAGATGAATTTAGTGAGATATTCAGTATTGATAAGTATTTAACAAACATCGATTATATTTTCAAAAGGGTTGGATTGGAGTAA
- a CDS encoding response regulator, with protein sequence MDIQKLGTINLLLIEDDEDFRYAMASSLIKRNIKVEAVGTAEEGLNKFDSNDYEVIICDIKLPGMDGIEFLSKVNELDEDLPVILLTGFASLDTAREAVSLKAYDYLLKPLEDIEQLLKPIYNAVHSYRLELENKKLLNSLQIKMYELELSEERYRDLYDSASDIIYTVNTNGIFTSVNQKMEEVTKYKKKELIGKSDRMIISSIKDRMYEIKSKEILEGKQMDTVEVIVTAGNNEDRIGELGMRPIMNENVVIGIQCILRDMTDRIKADLEINRLKEHYENIVSNVPDAILTINKSLRIESVNIAYCNMFGKKREEVLRKGVVEIFDQIVNDKVVDLINAPDSYKKIVHFEWNIQDKHGQPFWVEISISRAVILRKDCILMVISDITDLKRAEEAKKEIEVQIVKMQKMEALGQLASGVAHEFNNLLTIILGHAQLSNAEDSVTEIKDSLHVIEGISKRGSDLVKKLMAYAKPKELKFISMDITKTIDEIIKIQEKQLYLESIKVEREYKDHSRVSYDRGQIEQVFINLIINASHAIKPKGKGKISISVKEENKHVEIRFSDTGIGMEEATRIKIFDPFFTTKGGWAKDNLGILGSGLGLSVTQTIIKQHNGTIAVESEYGKGTTFIIKMPTVASGLVREETQKAKVFDLGIEKIKDLRVIVIDDEEKMIDLMKLIFRKACIENYIIENKGERAITSLLRCRPDVVFLDVVMPDMTGYQVFEKIKAVDPQVPVVFMSGKLDLDNNQFVQKGAYAFIQKPFEVHEIFEILHDIAILKRNSVKYTNIEARYFKSSIGN encoded by the coding sequence ATGGATATTCAGAAATTAGGAACAATTAATTTATTATTAATTGAAGACGACGAGGATTTCAGATATGCCATGGCTTCGAGTCTTATAAAAAGGAATATTAAGGTGGAAGCAGTTGGCACTGCTGAAGAGGGGTTGAACAAATTTGATTCCAATGATTATGAGGTGATTATATGTGACATAAAATTGCCGGGAATGGATGGAATCGAGTTTTTGTCGAAGGTGAATGAATTGGATGAAGATTTGCCTGTTATTCTATTAACAGGATTCGCAAGTCTGGATACTGCTAGAGAAGCTGTCTCCTTAAAGGCCTATGATTATTTATTGAAACCCCTTGAGGATATTGAGCAGCTTTTAAAACCTATCTATAATGCGGTACATAGTTATAGATTGGAGTTGGAGAACAAAAAATTGTTAAATTCGCTTCAAATAAAGATGTATGAGTTGGAGTTATCTGAAGAGAGATACAGGGACTTATATGATTCAGCTAGTGATATTATTTATACTGTTAATACAAACGGGATTTTTACTTCTGTGAATCAGAAGATGGAGGAGGTTACGAAATATAAGAAAAAGGAATTGATTGGAAAGAGCGATAGAATGATTATCTCTTCCATTAAGGATAGAATGTACGAAATTAAGTCTAAAGAGATATTGGAAGGGAAGCAGATGGATACGGTAGAGGTAATAGTTACAGCCGGGAATAATGAGGATAGAATTGGGGAGTTGGGGATGAGACCAATTATGAATGAAAATGTTGTGATTGGCATACAGTGTATTTTAAGGGATATGACTGACAGAATAAAGGCTGATTTAGAAATAAATAGGTTAAAGGAACATTACGAGAACATTGTATCCAATGTGCCAGATGCCATCTTAACAATAAACAAATCATTAAGAATCGAGTCTGTAAATATAGCCTATTGTAATATGTTTGGAAAGAAGAGAGAGGAAGTATTGCGAAAGGGTGTAGTTGAAATATTTGATCAAATTGTTAATGACAAGGTTGTTGACCTCATAAATGCCCCTGATTCTTATAAAAAGATTGTACATTTTGAATGGAATATCCAAGACAAACATGGACAACCCTTTTGGGTTGAGATAAGCATAAGCCGTGCTGTAATATTAAGAAAAGACTGCATCCTGATGGTGATATCTGACATTACAGATCTAAAGCGCGCAGAAGAAGCAAAAAAGGAGATTGAAGTTCAAATTGTAAAAATGCAAAAGATGGAGGCTTTAGGACAACTCGCAAGCGGTGTCGCACATGAGTTTAATAATTTGCTTACCATCATTCTGGGTCATGCTCAATTATCAAATGCGGAAGATTCTGTTACTGAGATTAAGGATTCTCTACATGTTATTGAAGGCATTTCTAAACGTGGTAGTGATTTAGTAAAAAAATTGATGGCATATGCCAAACCTAAGGAGCTAAAATTCATATCAATGGATATTACCAAGACTATTGATGAAATAATAAAAATTCAAGAGAAGCAGTTGTATTTGGAAAGTATTAAAGTTGAGAGAGAATATAAAGATCATAGTAGAGTCTCTTATGATCGGGGTCAGATTGAGCAGGTATTCATTAACCTCATAATAAATGCATCACATGCCATTAAACCCAAAGGGAAAGGAAAGATTTCAATTTCAGTAAAAGAAGAGAATAAACATGTTGAGATAAGATTTTCTGATACAGGAATTGGCATGGAAGAAGCCACGAGGATAAAAATATTTGATCCCTTTTTTACAACTAAGGGTGGCTGGGCAAAGGATAACCTGGGAATACTCGGTTCTGGATTAGGCCTTTCCGTGACACAAACGATAATAAAACAACATAATGGTACAATTGCAGTTGAATCTGAGTATGGCAAAGGCACAACTTTCATTATAAAAATGCCTACTGTTGCATCAGGATTGGTGAGGGAGGAGACCCAAAAAGCAAAAGTATTCGATTTAGGAATAGAAAAGATTAAAGATTTACGAGTGATAGTTATTGACGATGAGGAAAAGATGATTGATTTAATGAAATTGATATTTCGGAAAGCCTGCATTGAAAACTATATTATTGAAAATAAAGGGGAGAGAGCTATTACTTCTTTGCTTAGATGTAGACCTGATGTGGTTTTTCTTGATGTGGTAATGCCGGATATGACTGGTTATCAGGTATTTGAAAAAATAAAAGCGGTAGATCCACAGGTGCCGGTTGTATTTATGAGTGGAAAACTAGATTTGGATAACAATCAATTCGTTCAAAAAGGAGCTTATGCCTTTATTCAGAAACCTTTCGAAGTTCATGAGATATTTGAAATACTTCATGACATTGCAATTCTAAAAAGAAATTCAGTAAAATATACAAATATAGAGGCAAGATATTTTAAATCGAGTATAGGAAATTGA